The genomic window CAGGTAGCATTGCTGTTGGAGAAATATAAGGGGATGAGTGAAAAAAACAGGGAACTGGAGGAAACACTTGGTTCCCATCAGGATAAAGTGCGACAGTTGGAAGAAATGCTGAAGAGCAAAGATATTTTGCTTGCTGATGTGGAGAGCAGGATAGACCAGTTGTTGCGGAAATTCCCTGATTTTAATTCACCTGTTCCCGATACGCCTTTATTGTCTGCGGATGAACCTAACTAATAAATAACTGCTTAGTTTCTCCCTGCTTTGGCCTGTCTGTAAAAAGGAGCGCATCTTCGGATAATGGAAAAGAAGAGTGTTACAGTT from Pseudomonadota bacterium includes these protein-coding regions:
- the zapB gene encoding cell division protein ZapB; protein product: MNSGLEQLNFLEEQVALLLEKYKGMSEKNRELEETLGSHQDKVRQLEEMLKSKDILLADVESRIDQLLRKFPDFNSPVPDTPLLSADEPN